The Persephonella sp. KM09-Lau-8 nucleotide sequence GCAAGCAAAATGGTGGATACTCCGGAAGGTAGCTACACTTTAATAGCAATTGCAATAATGATATTCATTTTATTTCTCAAATTTGCAGGGATGACTTTAAGGTTTTTTTCCAGGTTAATATTTGTTCTGGCTTTAATAGCAGCGATATACTTTGGATATTTATACTTTACTACTTATCATTAAACTGAATTTTGACCGAATAATTCTCATTTTTCAGCTTTATTAATTTGCCATTTATCTCTATTATATTTTTAAGCACTTTTATATCTGTGGTAGTTTCAGCAAATTTTAAAAATCTGTAGGAATATACCTTTTTGCAACCATTTTTATTGGCAACAGAAAGAATGGCTCTGGATTTTTTGCTTACGAAACATTCACCATAAGGAGAAACAACTATCCAGTCAGGCTTTTTTAGTTTTTTAAAAACAAAAATTCTGTAGGAGTTTTCTTTTATATAGCTTAGGTCTACGAATATGAAAAACGAAAAAACCAATAATAAGGCTTTAATAAAAGCTGGAATTTTCACAAATCTTATTCCTGCTATAAAAATGAGAAAAATAATTACCATCCACAGAGATGGAGCAAAACCATTTTGTGCAAGTCCCAGTTCCGCAAAGAAATCATTAGTCTTTAGAAATAAATACCCAATTAAATCCATTATTTTTACAAGGGGAGCAATGCTAAAAAAAGTAAAAAGGTTTATGATTGAGAAAAATAAGTATGGAAACAAAATCAGTATCAGCACAGGTGTTGCCAGAATTGTTGCAATAGAAAATTGACCGAAATGATACATAACCATGGGGGCAGTAAAAATCGTAGCAATAATAGAAAGCATAATGGACTGATAAATCCATGTGATATATCTGTTTTTAAAATTTTTAAGTATCAACTCCAGATAAAGGATAATTCCTAAAACAGCAATAAAAGAAAGCTGAAAACCCGGCTGGTATATGGCATCTGGGGAGAATATCAGAACCAGAAAGCCAACAAAAAATAAGATATTAATTGGTTCCACCTTAAGATATTTAACCTTAGATATCAGATAAAGCACACCCATAATTGATGCTCTGATTACTGGAATATGAAGACCTGTAAAAAACGGATATACTGAGAGCAAACCAATTCCTATACCATAGGATAATCGCCGATTAAATGAAAATAAAAAAAGTATTAGAGACAAAATAATCCCAATATGCATTCCTGAGATGGCAAGTAAATGAGACGTCCCTGCATTTATAAATCTGCTTTTTTCTTTGTAACTTAGATATCCCTTTTCTCCAAATATCAGAGCAAGTCCCAGATTATAAGTTCTGTTATTCAAGGAAGATAAGCTGTATCTATCTATTAGAAAATTTTTTAGTTTTGCAAAAAGATAAAAGTTGTTATTTCTAACTTGAATAAAATCTTTATAGGCAATGGCTTTGATTTTGTTATTCTCAATCAGAACTTTACCAAAAAAGCTAATCTGTGAAAAAAGAAAAATCTGCCTGTTTTCTTCCCTTAGATAGACAGTGATTTTTTTATTTTTTAGAAATTCTTTATCACTGTTAAAGATAAAACACGGAAAAACACTGAATTTATCAGACACATAAGGAATTGATGAAACTTTACACTGGATAAACACAGGTTTTAGATATTTATCCTGCAGTTTAACAGGTTTGCTCAACGAAATACCCAACAAAAATATTGAAATAAAAGTAATAATCTGTCCAATTCTCAGGCTTACAAAAATAGATAAAATTAGCAAAGCAACAGGTGTGTAAAAAGGAATATAGACAGGACTAAAGGGAGAAAAGATAATACCTGCAGCTAAAAACCAAAAAGCAAAAATAAAAAAATAATACATAGAAGAAAAGGGGACAGACAGTCCCCTAAATAGATTATTTTATGATTTTAACAATTACCCTTCTATTTTTAGCTCTTCCTTCAGGTGTATTATTTGGAGCTATAGGCATAGCTTCTCCGTATCCTTTTGCAATTATTCTGTCAGGGGAAATACCATATTTCTTAACGAGAATTTCCTTAACAGCTTCTGCTCTTCTCTGGGAAAGTCTGAGGTTGTATTTAGCTGAACCTGTACTGTCTGTGTGCCCTTGAATCTCAATTTTTACATCTGGATGTTCTTTTAGATACTCTGCAACCTTTTCAATTTCTGGATAATAAACCGGTTTTACTATAGCTTTGTCTGTGTCAAAGTATATTTCCAGCCTTACTTCCATCATACAACCGTTTGCATCTACTTTAGCACCTGCTGGTGTGTTTGGACATTTGTCCATGTAATCGGCAACACCATCATGGTCACTATCAAGTGGACATCCTGAAGCATCAACTTTAACACCGGCTGGTGTATCTGGGCATTTATCCTGTGCATCAATAACACCATCACCATCACTATCTAATGGGCAACCATTAGCGTCAACTTTTACTCCTGCAGGAGTATCAGGACATTTGTCTTTGTAATCAGCAACACCATCATGGTCACTGTCTAAAGCACATCCGTTTGCATCAACTTTGACACCTGCAGGTGTATTTGGACATTTATCCAGTGCATCTGGAACACCGTCTTTATCGCTGTCAGGAGCACATCCGTTTGCATCAACTTTCAGACCCTTAGGTGTATGGGGACATTTATCTCTGTAATCTGGAACCCCATCTTTATCACTGTCCTTTGGACATCCATAAGCATCAACAGGTGTTCCTTCAGGTGTTCCTGGACAGAGGTCTCCATAATCATCAACACCGTCTTTGTCTAAATCGCCATCACAGCAGTTCATAAGAGCAACTTTTTCATAATGAGAAATCTCCTGAGCACTGGCACTATTTCCCAGGA carries:
- a CDS encoding ComEC/Rec2 family competence protein, whose amino-acid sequence is MYYFFIFAFWFLAAGIIFSPFSPVYIPFYTPVALLILSIFVSLRIGQIITFISIFLLGISLSKPVKLQDKYLKPVFIQCKVSSIPYVSDKFSVFPCFIFNSDKEFLKNKKITVYLREENRQIFLFSQISFFGKVLIENNKIKAIAYKDFIQVRNNNFYLFAKLKNFLIDRYSLSSLNNRTYNLGLALIFGEKGYLSYKEKSRFINAGTSHLLAISGMHIGIILSLILFLFSFNRRLSYGIGIGLLSVYPFFTGLHIPVIRASIMGVLYLISKVKYLKVEPINILFFVGFLVLIFSPDAIYQPGFQLSFIAVLGIILYLELILKNFKNRYITWIYQSIMLSIIATIFTAPMVMYHFGQFSIATILATPVLILILFPYLFFSIINLFTFFSIAPLVKIMDLIGYLFLKTNDFFAELGLAQNGFAPSLWMVIIFLIFIAGIRFVKIPAFIKALLLVFSFFIFVDLSYIKENSYRIFVFKKLKKPDWIVVSPYGECFVSKKSRAILSVANKNGCKKVYSYRFLKFAETTTDIKVLKNIIEINGKLIKLKNENYSVKIQFNDK
- a CDS encoding OmpA family protein, with the translated sequence MKKRKLVGAILLGGSLLFLGNSASAQEISHYEKVALMNCCDGDLDKDGVDDYGDLCPGTPEGTPVDAYGCPKDSDKDGVPDYRDKCPHTPKGLKVDANGCAPDSDKDGVPDALDKCPNTPAGVKVDANGCALDSDHDGVADYKDKCPDTPAGVKVDANGCPLDSDGDGVIDAQDKCPDTPAGVKVDASGCPLDSDHDGVADYMDKCPNTPAGAKVDANGCMMEVRLEIYFDTDKAIVKPVYYPEIEKVAEYLKEHPDVKIEIQGHTDSTGSAKYNLRLSQRRAEAVKEILVKKYGISPDRIIAKGYGEAMPIAPNNTPEGRAKNRRVIVKIIK